In one Lachnospiraceae bacterium GAM79 genomic region, the following are encoded:
- a CDS encoding P-II family nitrogen regulator codes for MKEIILIIRPEKLEVLKSILDEKNCGGMTISTVMGCGTQKGTVEGVNEIKGFKTTINLLPKVRVEVVVEDSKVEQIILDVREKVATGHVGDGKIFIRNIEEAIRIRTGERGEKAL; via the coding sequence ATGAAAGAAATCATATTAATAATCAGACCAGAAAAGCTGGAAGTATTAAAAAGCATATTGGATGAGAAGAATTGTGGTGGTATGACGATCTCAACCGTTATGGGATGCGGAACACAGAAAGGAACTGTTGAGGGCGTAAATGAGATTAAAGGCTTTAAAACTACGATCAATCTTCTTCCAAAAGTAAGAGTTGAAGTAGTAGTTGAAGATTCCAAGGTAGAACAGATTATTCTGGATGTCAGAGAAAAGGTAGCTACCGGACATGTCGGAGATGGTAAGATCTTCATTCGAAATATCGAAGAGGCTATACGAATCCGTACCGGTGAACGAGGAGAAAAAGCATTATAG
- a CDS encoding ABC transporter ATP-binding protein: MANVIVDIKDVNKIYGTNHVVKDLNLQVEEGEFLTLLGSSGCGKTTTLRMIAGFEEPTTGSIQVEGEPIEDKEPFERNVNTVFQSYALFPHKTIYDNVAYGLKMKKVPKKEIKERVAEMLEMVQLSGFEKRYPSQLSGGQKQRVAIARALINRPKVLLLDEPLGALDLKLRKQMQLELKRLQKKLHITFIYVTHDQEEALTMSDRIAIMHDGVMDQIGSPTDIYERPATKFVATFIGETNVFDGTIKSIANGKAVIGIENGDVTTSGSVTETEEKNTGFSVGEFVTVSVRPEKLHFSAEPVEGFSVPALVKDYIYVGSVVKCLAVLPNGNEVKMERLAGEELPKSGDKVFICWNPEDAVLIHSLDNSFYQSMENITLA, translated from the coding sequence TTGGCAAATGTTATAGTTGATATCAAAGACGTAAATAAAATATACGGAACAAATCATGTTGTAAAAGATCTGAATCTACAGGTAGAGGAAGGCGAGTTCCTGACATTGCTTGGATCATCCGGATGCGGCAAGACGACAACGCTTCGTATGATCGCAGGATTTGAAGAACCGACGACAGGCTCCATTCAGGTAGAAGGTGAGCCGATTGAAGATAAAGAGCCATTTGAGAGAAATGTAAACACTGTCTTTCAGAGTTACGCTTTATTTCCACATAAGACCATATATGACAACGTAGCATATGGTCTTAAGATGAAAAAGGTTCCAAAGAAAGAGATCAAAGAACGGGTAGCGGAGATGTTAGAGATGGTTCAGTTATCCGGATTTGAGAAACGGTATCCAAGTCAGTTGTCCGGTGGACAGAAGCAGCGAGTTGCGATTGCAAGAGCGTTGATCAATCGTCCGAAGGTTCTGCTGTTGGATGAGCCGCTTGGTGCATTGGATCTGAAGCTTAGAAAACAGATGCAGCTGGAACTGAAACGGCTGCAGAAGAAATTACATATCACATTTATCTATGTTACACATGATCAGGAAGAAGCGCTTACGATGAGCGACAGGATAGCTATTATGCATGATGGTGTCATGGATCAGATCGGATCACCGACAGACATCTATGAAAGACCGGCAACCAAGTTCGTAGCAACCTTCATCGGAGAGACAAATGTATTTGACGGAACGATCAAATCGATCGCAAACGGAAAAGCGGTTATAGGAATTGAAAATGGAGATGTAACAACCTCCGGCTCCGTGACCGAGACAGAGGAAAAGAACACCGGATTTTCAGTTGGTGAATTTGTAACCGTTTCTGTTCGACCGGAAAAGCTTCATTTTTCGGCGGAACCGGTAGAGGGCTTCAGTGTACCGGCACTGGTCAAGGATTATATCTATGTTGGTTCAGTCGTTAAATGTCTGGCGGTTCTTCCAAATGGAAATGAAGTAAAGATGGAACGTCTGGCAGGCGAAGAACTTCCAAAATCCGGTGACAAAGTATTTATCTGCTGGAATCCGGAGGATGCGGTATTGATCCACAGTCTGGATAACAGCTTCTATCAGAGTATGGAAAATATAACACTGGCATAA
- a CDS encoding ABC transporter permease, which translates to MNKKRFREKTLPATIMVGPVTLWLILLVAVPLIYILVMSFCSIDQYYNVTFQFTFDNYKHLADSSYIKIYVQSLVIALLTTVICIVLAYPFTYIIARTKSRSKNLLYMLVIIPFWTNSLIRIYGWKTFLGSSGWLNTVLMKLHLISEPLNLLYNQGTTVFGMVYCLFPFMVLPLYTAIGKLDHTLLEASSDLGAKGWRTFFEVILPLTASGIFSGCIMVFIPCLGYFFVSNILGGGNADVIGNLIERQFKSGNNWPLGAALSIILIVITLILVKLYQKTGGDMDSLGV; encoded by the coding sequence ATGAATAAAAAGAGATTCAGAGAAAAGACACTTCCGGCAACGATCATGGTAGGGCCGGTGACCTTATGGCTGATCCTGTTGGTAGCGGTTCCACTCATCTATATACTGGTCATGAGTTTTTGCAGTATCGATCAGTATTACAATGTAACATTTCAGTTCACATTCGATAATTACAAACATCTGGCGGACAGTTCTTATATTAAGATCTATGTTCAGTCACTTGTGATCGCATTACTTACAACCGTGATCTGTATCGTGCTTGCATATCCGTTTACCTATATTATTGCAAGGACAAAGAGCAGATCAAAGAATCTGTTATATATGCTGGTTATCATTCCATTCTGGACGAATTCACTGATCCGTATCTATGGATGGAAGACATTCCTTGGTTCATCCGGCTGGTTGAATACCGTGCTTATGAAGCTACATCTGATATCAGAGCCATTGAACCTCTTATATAATCAGGGAACTACCGTATTTGGTATGGTGTACTGCCTGTTCCCATTTATGGTACTTCCGCTTTATACCGCGATCGGCAAGCTGGATCATACTTTACTGGAGGCTTCCTCTGATCTTGGAGCTAAGGGCTGGCGGACTTTCTTTGAAGTGATCCTGCCACTGACAGCCAGCGGAATCTTTTCCGGTTGTATCATGGTATTTATCCCATGTCTTGGATATTTCTTTGTATCGAATATCTTAGGTGGTGGAAATGCAGATGTTATTGGTAACCTGATCGAGCGTCAGTTCAAGAGTGGAAATAACTGGCCGCTTGGTGCAGCCTTATCCATCATATTAATTGTTATCACATTGATCCTCGTCAAACTGTACCAGAAGACAGGCGGCGATATGGATAGTCTGGGGGTGTAA
- a CDS encoding ABC transporter permease encodes MSRKAKVRTKSILSKIFCSLIYIVLFMPIAVVVVNSFNATTSKPYLTWKGFTFDWYVKLFENQSLLTSFGNTMIIALVTTVLSTIIGTLGAIGMYKYKFKGKGIIDGLLYIPVVIPEIVMGISLLTVFAKVSIPRGMLTLIIAHITFCVPYVIFNVRARLSGYDISIEEASMDLGANRIRTFWEITLPVLRPGITAGALLAFTLSIDDVIISYFVNGNTMTYPLQVMASIKSGVAPDVNALSALILAGTIIFVVLTQGNLFKKKKQ; translated from the coding sequence ATGAGCAGAAAAGCAAAAGTAAGAACAAAGAGTATTCTTTCAAAGATCTTTTGTTCTCTGATTTATATTGTATTGTTTATGCCGATTGCAGTTGTTGTAGTGAATTCTTTTAATGCAACGACATCAAAACCATATCTGACCTGGAAGGGGTTTACATTTGACTGGTATGTGAAATTGTTTGAAAATCAGTCGCTTCTTACATCCTTTGGCAATACGATGATCATAGCATTGGTCACAACTGTACTTTCAACGATTATAGGTACGCTCGGTGCGATCGGAATGTACAAATATAAATTCAAAGGAAAAGGGATCATAGACGGACTTTTATATATCCCGGTCGTTATTCCTGAGATTGTAATGGGTATATCCTTACTTACGGTATTCGCAAAGGTCTCGATCCCAAGAGGTATGCTTACATTGATCATTGCACATATCACCTTCTGTGTGCCATATGTTATCTTCAATGTCAGGGCAAGATTATCCGGCTATGATATTTCGATTGAAGAAGCAAGTATGGATCTGGGAGCTAACCGCATTCGTACATTCTGGGAGATCACACTTCCGGTTTTAAGACCCGGCATTACAGCCGGTGCATTACTGGCATTTACGTTATCGATTGATGACGTTATCATAAGCTACTTTGTAAATGGTAATACGATGACTTATCCGTTACAGGTTATGGCAAGTATTAAGAGTGGAGTAGCACCTGATGTAAATGCATTATCAGCGCTGATCTTAGCAGGCACGATCATCTTTGTTGTCCTGACTCAGGGAAATCTGTTTAAGAAGAAAAAACAGTAG
- a CDS encoding spermidine/putrescine ABC transporter substrate-binding protein — translation MKKNRKRAVSIALSLVLAMTAVNITGCGKKADSTNGELNLFIWTEYVPDEVIKDFEKEYGIKVNVSTFSSNEDMLAKVKSEDEGTYDIVQPSDYMVESMIAQGMLEKLDQDALTNLSNIGSQYLDPTYDPGNVYSVPYQGGVAAIAVNTDKVSTDIKGYADLFDPSLKGQIVALDDYRAVIGMTERSMGLSMNETDTAKLAEVETKLLTLKDNIAVYDSDSPKSSLISGDCNIGYCWSAEVALAMDENPSIKIVFPEEGAYKFIDNWAIAKGAKNYDNAMKFINYMCDPDVATKVMAEYPYLNANATAVEANEDYKNNEAKNVPAEVFEKGEFVGNLDTDTLTVYNDMWNKLKQ, via the coding sequence ATGAAGAAAAACAGAAAAAGAGCAGTAAGTATTGCATTATCACTTGTTCTTGCAATGACAGCAGTAAATATCACAGGCTGTGGTAAGAAAGCAGACAGTACAAACGGAGAGTTAAACCTGTTCATTTGGACAGAGTATGTACCGGATGAAGTAATTAAGGATTTTGAAAAAGAATATGGAATTAAAGTAAATGTATCAACATTCTCATCCAATGAGGATATGCTTGCAAAGGTAAAATCAGAGGATGAAGGAACTTATGATATCGTACAGCCGAGTGACTATATGGTAGAATCCATGATCGCTCAGGGAATGCTTGAGAAGTTGGATCAGGATGCACTTACCAATCTGTCAAATATTGGTAGTCAGTATCTGGATCCTACATATGATCCGGGCAATGTCTACTCCGTTCCTTATCAGGGTGGTGTGGCAGCGATCGCAGTCAACACCGACAAGGTATCAACAGATATTAAGGGATATGCAGATCTCTTTGATCCTTCATTAAAAGGACAGATCGTAGCACTGGATGACTACAGAGCAGTTATCGGTATGACGGAGAGAAGCATGGGACTCAGCATGAATGAAACAGATACAGCAAAGCTTGCCGAGGTTGAAACGAAGCTTCTGACATTAAAGGATAATATCGCAGTATATGACAGTGACAGTCCAAAGTCATCTCTGATCAGCGGAGATTGTAATATTGGTTACTGCTGGTCTGCTGAAGTAGCGCTTGCTATGGATGAGAACCCTTCGATCAAGATTGTATTTCCTGAAGAGGGCGCATATAAATTCATTGATAACTGGGCAATCGCAAAGGGTGCCAAGAACTATGATAATGCAATGAAATTCATCAACTATATGTGTGATCCGGATGTTGCTACAAAGGTTATGGCGGAATACCCATATCTGAATGCAAATGCAACTGCAGTGGAGGCAAATGAAGATTACAAGAATAATGAAGCAAAGAATGTACCGGCTGAGGTATTTGAAAAAGGTGAATTTGTTGGAAATCTTGATACAGATACATTGACTGTTTACAACGATATGTGGAACAAATTAAAGCAGTAA
- a CDS encoding aldehyde dehydrogenase family protein, which translates to MEPKKMYIDGEWVTGSMEKPFDVINPATGEVIAQVYESSVEDTKRAIAAAKKSFYQTREWRDMDSQTRSDMILKIADLIDKYADELAMLDTLDNGKPLREAEGDISDGIHCFRYYAGLCKTPHGGVYEVNDGFGKMHSYETREPVGVCAQITPWNYPFLMSVWKLAPALAAGNSIVFKPSPKAPLSTIRLFEIFEEAGLPKGCVNLLQGDAEIGTEMGENTDVDMITFTGSTRVGQSLMKAAATNVKKIGLELGGKSPNVIFADADLDGAVEWAMIGIFFNQGEVCSAGSRIIIEESIHDEFVARLKKKAEAMTIGNPVNNPDIGPVITEKDMEKVLSYIKSGIEEGATLVTGGERYTEGECAKGYFVRPTIFDNCTSDMKIVREEIFGPVVSIQTFKTEEEAIAMANDTVYGLAGAVFTSDITRAHRVISELRAGITWINCYNPTFNEAPWGGYKMSGIGRELGVHGIEEYQEVKQININLNPGIVGWYEH; encoded by the coding sequence ATGGAACCAAAAAAGATGTATATTGATGGTGAGTGGGTAACAGGAAGTATGGAAAAGCCGTTTGATGTTATCAATCCGGCAACCGGAGAAGTGATCGCACAGGTCTATGAAAGCAGTGTAGAAGATACCAAACGTGCGATCGCTGCGGCAAAGAAATCATTTTACCAGACAAGAGAGTGGCGTGATATGGATTCCCAGACCAGAAGTGATATGATTCTAAAGATCGCAGATCTGATCGACAAATATGCCGATGAACTGGCAATGCTGGATACTCTGGATAATGGTAAGCCTCTTCGTGAAGCAGAAGGAGATATCAGTGATGGTATTCATTGCTTCCGTTATTACGCAGGCCTTTGCAAGACTCCGCATGGTGGTGTATATGAGGTAAATGATGGATTTGGTAAGATGCATTCATATGAGACCAGAGAGCCGGTCGGTGTCTGTGCGCAGATCACTCCATGGAATTATCCGTTTCTGATGTCTGTCTGGAAACTGGCTCCTGCACTTGCAGCAGGAAACAGTATCGTGTTTAAACCAAGTCCAAAGGCTCCGCTTTCAACAATCCGGTTATTCGAGATCTTTGAAGAAGCAGGACTTCCGAAGGGCTGCGTCAATCTGTTACAGGGTGATGCTGAGATCGGAACGGAAATGGGCGAGAATACCGATGTTGATATGATCACATTTACTGGAAGTACCAGAGTCGGTCAGAGTCTGATGAAAGCAGCCGCTACAAATGTGAAGAAGATCGGACTGGAGCTTGGTGGTAAATCACCAAATGTCATTTTCGCAGATGCAGATCTGGATGGCGCTGTAGAGTGGGCAATGATCGGTATTTTCTTCAATCAGGGCGAGGTATGTTCCGCAGGATCCAGAATCATCATAGAAGAAAGCATCCATGATGAGTTTGTTGCCAGATTAAAGAAAAAGGCGGAAGCCATGACGATCGGCAATCCGGTGAACAATCCGGATATCGGACCAGTCATTACGGAAAAGGATATGGAGAAAGTTCTGTCTTACATAAAGAGTGGTATCGAGGAAGGCGCAACACTTGTAACAGGTGGTGAGCGCTATACAGAAGGAGAATGTGCAAAGGGCTACTTTGTACGTCCAACGATCTTTGATAATTGTACTTCGGATATGAAGATTGTCCGTGAGGAGATCTTTGGTCCCGTTGTCAGCATCCAGACCTTTAAGACAGAGGAAGAAGCGATTGCGATGGCAAATGATACTGTATATGGTCTTGCCGGAGCTGTATTTACTTCCGATATAACCAGAGCACATCGTGTGATCAGTGAGCTTCGCGCAGGTATCACATGGATCAACTGCTACAACCCAACCTTCAATGAAGCACCTTGGGGCGGCTATAAGATGAGCGGTATTGGCAGAGAGCTTGGCGTTCATGGTATCGAGGAATATCAGGAGGTTAAGCAGATCAATATCAATCTGAACCCGGGTATTGTAGGCTGGTATGAACACTAG
- a CDS encoding putrescine aminotransferase: MSYEQVSKDLEKVIGYIHSDELTDDEKKLMTEQTLDYFDNYVSPGWLKYRKSVSTNSAVLEWKDHDGVCDGLYGEEFIDCLGGFGIYTCGHRNPEILDTVKAQLDHQALHSQELLDPLRGYLAKAVADITPGDLQYCFFTNGGAEAVEMALKLARIATGGRWYISTVGAFHGKSMGAISMGGKNTYRVPYTPMVQQVQHVEYGNAEDARKAIRNLIAVGEKVAAMIVEPIQGEAGVIVPPEGYLTELRQICDEYGVALIFDEIQTGMGRTGTMWRCEAEGVTPDIMTFGKAFGGGIMPITGIICKPSMWVQQLIDNPWLLGSPTFGGNPVCCSAAIATIKYMIDNDIPGQCASKGKILKAGLESLKAKYPEIIDDVRGVGLMLAVEFVTSDIGYSIAKGLFSRGVMTAGTLVNSKCIRFEPTAVITEEQIAAVIERMDAALADTKKEYNL; encoded by the coding sequence ATGAGTTATGAACAGGTAAGTAAGGATTTGGAAAAGGTAATTGGTTATATCCATTCAGATGAATTAACAGACGATGAAAAGAAATTAATGACAGAACAGACATTAGATTATTTTGATAATTATGTAAGCCCGGGCTGGTTAAAATACAGAAAGTCAGTATCTACCAACTCAGCAGTGCTTGAGTGGAAAGATCATGACGGTGTATGTGATGGCTTATATGGTGAAGAATTCATTGACTGTCTTGGTGGTTTCGGTATTTATACATGTGGTCATAGAAATCCGGAGATCCTTGATACCGTAAAGGCACAGCTTGATCATCAGGCGCTTCATTCACAGGAGCTGTTGGATCCGCTTCGTGGATATCTTGCAAAGGCAGTTGCAGATATCACACCGGGTGATCTTCAGTATTGTTTCTTTACAAATGGTGGTGCAGAGGCAGTCGAAATGGCATTGAAGCTTGCCAGAATCGCAACAGGCGGAAGATGGTATATCTCAACCGTTGGTGCATTCCATGGTAAATCAATGGGTGCAATCTCAATGGGTGGTAAGAATACATACAGAGTTCCATATACACCTATGGTACAGCAGGTACAGCATGTAGAATATGGTAATGCAGAGGATGCAAGAAAGGCAATCCGTAACCTGATCGCTGTTGGTGAAAAGGTTGCAGCCATGATCGTTGAACCAATTCAGGGCGAGGCTGGTGTTATCGTTCCACCGGAAGGATATCTGACAGAGTTAAGACAGATCTGTGATGAGTATGGTGTAGCGTTGATCTTTGATGAGATCCAGACAGGTATGGGTCGTACCGGTACAATGTGGAGATGCGAAGCAGAAGGCGTAACACCGGATATCATGACATTCGGTAAAGCATTTGGTGGTGGTATTATGCCAATCACAGGTATTATCTGTAAGCCATCCATGTGGGTACAGCAGTTGATCGACAACCCATGGTTACTTGGTTCTCCTACATTTGGTGGTAACCCTGTATGTTGTTCGGCAGCGATCGCAACGATCAAATACATGATTGATAATGATATTCCAGGACAGTGTGCAAGCAAAGGTAAGATCTTAAAGGCAGGACTTGAAAGTCTGAAGGCAAAATATCCTGAGATCATCGATGATGTCAGAGGCGTAGGTCTGATGCTTGCTGTTGAGTTTGTTACATCTGATATCGGTTACAGCATCGCAAAGGGCTTGTTCTCAAGAGGTGTTATGACAGCCGGAACACTTGTAAACTCCAAGTGTATCCGTTTCGAGCCGACAGCGGTTATTACAGAGGAACAGATCGCAGCCGTTATCGAGCGTATGGATGCGGCACTTGCTGATACGAAGAAAGAATATAATCTGTAA
- a CDS encoding rhomboid family intramembrane serine protease: MRKLKITFNAPVTLGFVFICFVVTLLGVLTGGGSTRLLFMTYHSSLTNPLTYLRFFTHVFGHAGWSHFIGNASYLLLLGPMLEEKYGSKEMLEVIGVTALATGIVNYIFFWNVALCGASGVVFAFIVLASFTGFRAGEIPLSFILVAIIFIGQQVYEGIAVQDNISNMAHIVGGIVGAVVGYNLNRK; this comes from the coding sequence ATGAGAAAATTAAAGATCACATTTAACGCACCGGTGACGCTGGGCTTTGTATTTATTTGTTTTGTTGTAACGCTGCTTGGGGTACTGACCGGTGGCGGAAGTACCCGGTTATTATTTATGACATATCATTCATCGCTTACAAATCCACTCACATATCTGCGATTCTTTACACATGTATTCGGGCATGCAGGATGGAGTCATTTTATCGGAAATGCCTCCTATCTGTTATTGCTTGGACCGATGTTAGAAGAAAAATATGGTTCGAAAGAAATGTTGGAAGTGATCGGTGTAACAGCACTTGCGACCGGTATTGTGAATTACATCTTTTTCTGGAATGTAGCACTTTGTGGAGCGAGTGGTGTCGTATTTGCATTTATCGTGCTGGCGTCCTTTACCGGATTCCGAGCAGGCGAAATTCCGTTATCCTTTATTCTGGTTGCGATCATCTTTATCGGACAGCAGGTATATGAAGGTATCGCAGTACAGGACAATATCTCGAATATGGCACATATCGTTGGCGGTATTGTGGGTGCAGTTGTCGGATATAATCTGAACCGAAAATAA
- a CDS encoding glycerate kinase gives MNRTCEIHDTILQDDLKLRERPLKVLAAVDSFKGSMTSVQAGMAVKKGLEKNYKNCEIEVVPVADGGEGTMDAIAYGKSNMKRHTVNVTGPLGQVVKASYISYDEAGEKVALIEMAEAAGLPLVPESARNPMHTTTYGVGEMIKDAMLHGCRSFIIGIGGSATNDAGIGMLQALGCHFLDEHGNEVCYGAEGLSKVCEIHTEDMLPELSACSFQIACDVTNPLVGENGCSYIFAPQKGADAQMVENMEKSMVRYADLVEQQNWSGCKQDKVQMNTDPEKCQMDSIINRMTPGAGAAGGLGYAFLMFLHARLRPGIDIVFDEIHLKERIKNVALVITGEGRMDAQTLMGKTPAGVAKLAKAQKKKVVAFAGCFGEGIEQCMESGLFDACYSITDGLSEEERGRAMQTECAMQNMERAVREKL, from the coding sequence ATGAATCGAACATGTGAAATACATGACACCATATTGCAGGATGATCTGAAATTGAGAGAAAGACCGCTTAAGGTTCTGGCGGCTGTTGATTCTTTTAAGGGCAGTATGACATCTGTTCAGGCAGGCATGGCGGTTAAAAAAGGTCTGGAGAAAAATTATAAGAATTGTGAGATCGAAGTGGTTCCGGTTGCAGATGGCGGAGAGGGAACCATGGATGCGATCGCCTATGGAAAATCGAACATGAAACGTCATACAGTTAATGTAACAGGACCGCTTGGACAGGTCGTAAAGGCTTCTTATATCAGTTATGATGAAGCAGGAGAAAAAGTAGCATTGATCGAGATGGCAGAGGCAGCAGGACTTCCGCTTGTACCGGAGTCAGCCAGAAATCCGATGCATACAACTACATATGGAGTAGGCGAGATGATAAAGGATGCCATGCTGCATGGATGCCGGAGCTTTATTATAGGGATTGGCGGAAGCGCAACAAATGATGCCGGGATCGGAATGCTTCAGGCACTTGGATGCCATTTTCTTGACGAACATGGAAACGAAGTTTGCTATGGAGCAGAAGGACTTTCAAAAGTATGCGAGATTCACACAGAGGATATGTTACCGGAGCTTTCAGCATGTTCATTTCAGATTGCCTGTGACGTTACAAATCCGCTGGTTGGCGAGAATGGATGCAGCTATATCTTTGCACCGCAAAAGGGAGCAGATGCTCAGATGGTAGAGAACATGGAGAAATCCATGGTGCGTTATGCAGATCTGGTGGAACAGCAGAACTGGTCAGGCTGTAAGCAGGATAAAGTGCAAATGAATACAGACCCGGAGAAATGTCAGATGGACAGCATAATAAATCGTATGACACCGGGAGCAGGTGCAGCAGGCGGTCTTGGATATGCATTTCTAATGTTCCTGCATGCAAGATTACGACCGGGAATTGATATAGTATTTGATGAGATCCATTTAAAAGAAAGAATAAAAAATGTCGCTCTGGTTATTACCGGAGAGGGCAGGATGGATGCACAGACGTTAATGGGAAAAACTCCGGCAGGCGTAGCAAAACTTGCAAAAGCACAGAAGAAAAAAGTGGTTGCATTTGCTGGCTGCTTCGGGGAAGGCATCGAACAATGTATGGAGAGCGGCTTGTTTGATGCGTGTTATTCCATAACCGACGGACTGTCCGAAGAGGAACGAGGGAGAGCCATGCAGACAGAATGTGCCATGCAGAATATGGAACGAGCTGTGAGAGAGAAACTATAG